The Misgurnus anguillicaudatus chromosome 21, ASM2758022v2, whole genome shotgun sequence genome includes a window with the following:
- the LOC141349111 gene encoding uncharacterized protein yields MHFKGQMKWLKAGTPAFCRLEKVLTNKKILKDIAKLSPHHQTSSLEAFHSVILRFAPKNFVFPFLGMLCRLYLAALHFNENTGHPQATTAAGEPVFQVNCPKYKKGLFSAKPVKAEPTFHYLNSLLDLIFEEVVVDPAPYVDEVLKISIPEDLTAQFDKPDKLELIASYVSRFNRGQVSNPHTLSGHQGTLSLILRPHMRVAPP; encoded by the exons ATGCACTTCAAAGGACAAATGAAGTGGCTGAAAGCAG GAACACCTGCCTTCTGTAGACTGGAGAAGGTCCTGACCAACAAGAAGATTCTGAAAGACATTGCAAAGCTGAGCCCTCACCATCAGACCTCATCTTTGGAGGCGTTTCATAGCGTTATTCTGCGTTTCGCCCCAAAAAATTTTGTCTTTCCTTTTCTTGGGATGTTATGCAG ACTCTACCTGGCAGCACtgcattttaatgaaaacaCTGGGCATCCTCAAGCAACAACAGCAGCAGGTGAACCAGTATTCCAAGTTAATTGTCCTAAATACAAAAAAGGACTATTTTCTGCAAAGCCAGTGAAAGCAGAACCAACCTTTC attactTGAACAGCCTGTTGGACCTTATATTTGAAGAGGTAGTTGTGGACCCGGCCCCGTATGTGGATGAGGTGCTGAAGATCTCGATTCCTGAGGACCTCACAGCCCAGTTTGACAAACCAGACAAGCTGGAACTAATAGCCAGCTATGTCTCAAGGTTTAATCGAGGGCAGGTCTCAAACCCACATACCTTGTCTGGCCATCAGGGAACTCTGTCCTTAATCTTGAGACCACACATGAGGGTAGCACCACCCTGA